The DNA sequence GATTGACGAGCGGGCTTTTTTTTGCGCACTTGCGGCGTCTAACGCGCTTTGCTGCTGGCTGCAAGCGGCGGCCTGGCGCCATCTGCTCACCCTTACTTCGCTGAACCATGCAATTCGCTCATCGTGCCGTCAATCTGCTGATGTTTCTGGTGCTGCTGCTGGCTTTTCTACTGATGGCCGCAGTGGCTATGGCCCAAAAACCCGTCAAAACCGACCTGCTCCCGTATTTCGACCGGGTGCCGGCCCCGCCCACGGCCTTCAGCGCCACGCTCAAGCGGCCGGCCGGCTTTACCGACCTCGACCAGCAGCTCCAGCAGCTTGGCAAGAGCATCGGCGCGGGCCGCACCGCCGAGCAGAGCCGCGACCAGCAGGCTTTGCAGCAGTTCGGCCAGCAGGCCGCTGCCGCCGGCGTAGAGAAAATGACCGACCAGCAGCAGATGGCCTATATGCAGCAGCAAGGCAGCGCCCTGCCCGGCTACAACCCGCAGGCCATGCAGCTGGCCCAGCAGATGCAGGACCCCGCGTTTCAGGCCAAGCTGGCTAAAATGAGCGACGCCGAAAAAGCCCGCTTCCTGCAGGCCCAGCTGGCCCCGGCCGGCAGCACCCAGCAGCGCATGATGAACGACCCCAGCTTCCAGGCGGCCCAGGCGGAATTTATGCAGCAGATGCAGAGCCCGGCCTTCCGCGCCAGCTGGGAAAAAAAAACGGAGGCCGAACAGGATGCCTACATGCAGCAGCTCATGCGCAAGCACGGCCTGAATGAGGCCAAGATGCAGGCCATCGGCGGCCATCAGCGCCCCCCGAAAATGGCCCCGCTGGTGGCTTCGCCCGCTTTGGAGGCCAATAATAAGATGGTCGAAGCTTTCAACGCCGACCTGAGCAGCAACGGCTTTACCCGCGTTCAGCAGCAGCTGCAAACCGAGCTGGAAACCCTGAAGCAGGAGCAGCAAAGCCGCGCCCTGCCCACGGCCCGCGAGGGCGACTGCCCCGGTCAGCGCCGCAGCTACGACCAGGGCCACCAGTTTCTGAAGCGCCGCCTCGACCTCTACACCAAGTACCTGCCCCAGCTAAACACGGCCTGGGCTACCCAGAAAAGCCTGCTCAAAGCCCGCGTGGCCCCCTTCCAGGCCGAGCTGGCCAAAATCCACTACGGCGACGACATTCAGCGCCCCGAGGAAAAAGCCGTCATCAGCGCTCTGGCCGGCGGGCAGCAGCTGATGATTGGGCAGGTGCAGCAGCTGGCCAGCTACAGCAGCGCCATCTACGACCTGAACCAGGAGTACGTCGACAGCAAGAAAGCCTACGACCAGCCCTTCCGCTGCGAAGAAGCCGTGTGCTTCCCCGCCCTGGCCCGCGTGGCCCTGCCCAACGGCCAGCAGGTAGCCATCAGCCGGGTCCGGGCCGGCGACGTGGTGCTGGGCTACGACGCCCGCACCGGCCAGGTCGTACCCACCCGCGTGCTGCGCCTCGACGTGCATCAGGACCAGCAGGACTATCCGCTGGTGCAGCTCACCATTGGTACGCCCGCCGTGTATGCCGGCCTGGCCGAGCAGCCGGCACGCCCGGCCCAGGCTCCGCTGGAAGTAGTGCTCACGCCCAACCACCCCGTGGCCACCGCCGCCGGGCCGCTGGTGCGGGCCGACGAGCTGCAGCCCTCCGCGGCCGTGCTGCGCCTAGCGGATACGGCCGTGGAAGCAACGCACCTGGCCGACCGACAGCCGGCCGGTACAACTCCTGTCGTGTTTAACCTGCGCACCGAAAGCGGCAACTACTTTGTCGGAGGGCTGCTGGTAGGCGCTAAGTAGTCTAAGGCTTTGTAGGCCAGGTCGCCGAGCTTTTCCAGGTCGCCGGTGTCGGTGTTGTTGAGAATGATAATCACCCGGGTAAAATCCGGGTCGGTCAGCAGCACCGAGTTGAACCCGTCGATGCTGCCGCGGCGCTCCACGACGGGCTTCGGAAAGGTCCGGTCGTTGTAGTAAAAGCCCAGCGTGGGGTAGCCCCGGGCCTGTTCCACGTAGCCTGTCGGCTGAGGCTTCAGCAACAGGCTGGAGGCCGTAGCCGAGAGCAGGGCCCGGGTTTGCAGGGCTCGTACCAGCTTGTAGAGGTCAGCCGCGGTGGAGTACATGGCGCCGGCCCCGGCATAGTTCGACAGGTACTTCGGAGCATCGTTGCGCAGCGTGTCCCGGCTGCTGCCCGCCCCGAAGGTGTAGTTGTGGTAGCCATACGCCAGGTGGGGCGTAATGCGGGCTTCCTGCACCAGGCCGGAGTTCTGCATCTGCAACGGCGCCAGGATGCGTTGGCGCAGCAACTGCCCGTAGGTTTGCCCGGAAACCACCTCCAGAATCCGGGTCAGCAGGATGTAGTCGATGTTGTTGTAGTTGAAGGCGGGCGCTTTGCCCTCGTCCTTGGCCACGAATTTCCGCACGAACTCGGCAGTAGAGTAGCGGGCCTGATACACCTGGGTGGAAGGCTCATTCCTGAGGCCGGAACGATGCGTCAGTAGGTCGGCAATGGTAATCGAGTGGCAGGCGGGCGGCAAGTCCGGCACGTAGGCAGCGGCCTTGTCTTCCAGCTTCAGCACCGCCTGGTCGACGAGCTGCAGGGTGAGTACGGCCGTGAACAGCTTGGTCATGGACGCAATGGGAAACCGGGTATCGGCCGTGACGGGCACCGAAAACTGGAAGTTCGCATACCCCTTGCTGACCTGGGCCACCACCCGCCCGTCTTTCACGGCCAGCAGCGTCCCGTTGAAATGCCCGGCCCGGTACTCGGCTTCCACCAGGGCCGTCAGGGAGCGTTGGGCCCCGGCCGGGGTTGTAACGAGCAAGAGGATCAGCAGGAAAAATCGGGACATAGCGGAAAGGAGCCGGGCGGTGGGGGAGCGGGGAGGCGAATGTAGGTCGTCGGGCTGATATGTCTTCCGCCTGTTTGTGCTGGCGAAGGCAAGCCGGCGGGCAGAAAGGGACGGAGAGTAGCGGGCTGGCAGAATAGGGTGGTGAGAACAGCAGCGTGTAACAGAGTCCCGGCGGCCGATGACGCGGCCGGGGCTGTTGCGCCGGGCAAGGCCCCGCCCGCTGACCTAACGGTTTTCGGAGCCGCTTGAAAAACCGTTAGGTCGTCAGTGACCTAACGGTTTTTGCGGCGATGAGAAAAACCGTTAGGTCGTCACTGACCTAACATTTTTTGTGGCGATGAGAAAACGTGTTAGGTCGGTCGGAACCTAACACGTTTCTGCCTCACACATTTTTGTGTTAGGTAAAAAGTTGTGAGGTTCTCCGACGCCGGCATGAAAAAGCCCCGACGGCCTGGCAGGCGTCGGGGCTTTGTGGGAGCAGAGCGTGGCTAGCCCCGCAGCAGACGGATGATCTATGCTATCCTCCGGGTGCTTCGCAATGACACGACTCCGGGAGCGGCTGATCGGGGGAGCTTACAGGTTGCCGCGCAGGGCCTGCTCCCGCTCGATGCTTTCGAACAGGGCCTTGAAGTTGCCTTTGCCGAAGCTCTTGGCGCCTTTGCGCTGGATGATTTCGTAGAACACCGTGGGGCGGTCCTCCACCGGCTTGGTGAAAATCTGGAGCAGGTAGCCTTCCTCGTCGCGGTCCACGAGCAGGTTCAGGGCCTTGAGCGACTCCAGGTCCTCGTCGATGGCGCCGATGCGCTCCAGCAGATCCTCGTAGTAGGCGCCCGGCACCGAGAGGAACTCCACGCCGCGGCGGCGCAGCTCGGTCACGGTGGCCCGGATGTCCTTGGTGGCAATGGCAATGTGCTGCACGCCGGGCGAGTGGTAGTAGTCGAGGTACTCCTCAATCTGCGACTTTTTCTTGCCCTCGGCCGGCTCGTTGATGGGGAATTTCACGTAGCCGTTGCCGTTGCTGACCACCTTGCTCATCAAAGCCGAATACTCGGTGCTGATGTCCTCGTCGTCGAAGGTCAGCAGCAGCTTGAAGCCCATCACGTCCTCGTAGAACTTCACCCACTGGTTCATTTCGCCCCAGCCCACGTTGCCCACGCAGTGGTCCACGTGGAGCAGGCCCACGGGCGTGCTCTGCGGTACGCCGCTGCTCTTGGCCACGAAGCCCGGCATGAACGGCCCGGTGTAGTTGGTGCGCTCCACGAAGGTGTGCACACTCTCGCCGTAGGTATAAATGCCCGAGAGCGTCACGCTGCCGAACTCGTCCTCAACGGTGTAGGGCTCGAAGGCCGACTTAGCGCCGCGCTTGGTGGTTTCCTCCCACGACTTGCGGGCGTCGTCGACCCACAGGGCCATTACCTTCACCCCGTCGCCGTGCTTGGCCACGTGCTGGGTAATTTCGGAGTCGGGCAGAAGGGAGGTGGTGAGCACCAGCCGGATTTTGCCTTGCTGCAATACGTAGCTGGCCCGGTCGCGCAGGCCGGTTTCGGGGCCGGCGTAGGCCACCAGCTCGAAGCCGAAGGCGGCCTGGTAGTAGTAGGCGCTTTGCTTGGCGTTGCCAACGTAGAACTCGACGAAGTCGGTGCCTTTCAGGGGCAGGAAGTCGTGGGCGGGGTGGGCCTGCACCTCAGGCGAAGTCATTGTTTGCATGGCAGTATAGAGGTAAGAATGCGGGTGGAAAGGGGTTGTCCGGGTAAAAATACAGGTTTGCCCCAAATCGTTCGATGGAGCCCGAACTTTCGCGGCGCCGGCTCCCGGTTGTCGTGCCCGTGCCCGGCGGCCTGCGGGGCGTTCGGAGCGGCGAACTGCCCGGTTTGTGCTACCGGAAGCGGCCGGATGTGGCGTTTGCCGGTTTTGCTGCGTACAATTGCAGAATCCTACGCACCTTTGTGCATTAACCCTTTTGTCCCGTAGCTATGAATAAGGAGGAACTCAACCAGGCCCTCGTTGCGCTGATCGAAAAAAAGCAGGAGCTGCATAAGCTGACCTACGACGATGCTCGCTACGACGACGTGGAAGAAGAACTGCACGATCTGGAAGACGATTTCAACGACGAATACGGTCAGTACCTGGAGGAAGTGCTGGAGAAAGTGCACGAGCAGCTCTGCCCCGACACCGACGTGCTGCTGCCCACGGCCTACCTGCCCAACGACATCAAGGGCGACACTGGCTATTTGCCCTCCCACAAGGAGGGCGTCTGGGTCGACTCCGACGAGTTTCCCGGCAAGGAAGCCCGCCTAGTGCTGGTGCCTAACCCCACGCGCCTGATTTTGTCGGTGGGCAAAAACGTGCGCAAGGAGGTCTGGAAAGCGTAAACGGCTAATTCTGAATTCGGAATCATGAAATAAAGGGGCCGTTCAATGATCCAAGCCGGATTCGTTGAGCGGCCCCTTTATTTCACCCTGTTCAATTCAGAATTTCGAATTCATAATTCAGAATTTCCCGGATATGATTTACCGCCTGGCTACTACGGCCGACTGGGAGCAGGCCCGGCAAACCGGCTTCTTCGCCAGCGCCGACCTGCGGGCCGAGGGCTTTATTCACTGCTCCGAAAAGTCGCAGGTTCTGGCAACGGCCCGGCGCTACTACCCCGGCCGCCCCGACCTGGTGCTGCTGGAAATTGACGAAAGCCAGCTGCGCGCCGCCGGCGTGCGGGTAGAGCGGGAGTGGGTGGCGGCCCGGGGCGAGGCTTTTGCCCACGTGTTCGGGGCCATTCCGGTGGCCGCCATTGTCCGGCCGCTGCCGTTTCGGCCCGATACGGCGGGCACGTTCACTTTGCCCGCCGAAATCAGCTAACGTATCGAGGCCCAAGGCCGGTAGTGTCGGGCAGACTGCTTATGTTTGGCTACGGCTGCCCCGTGGCCCGATTACGGGCCACCCGGAAGGCGTCTTTATCCTCCTGCTACTATACTTTACCATTCCGCGTATGAACCTGCGCCAGTTTTTACTGCCCCGCACGGCCGCCGTGCTGCTCACTTCGGCCAGCCTGCTGAGTGGCTGCGGCCCCTCGTATTATCTGGCCGTGCAGCCCAGCCACCCCGACAGCCAATGGCCCGACGGGCGCCAGGCCGTCAGCACCAATTTCGACCAAGTAGAAGTGCAGGTGTGCTACTCGCACCTGCGCAACAAGGAGCTGATGTTTGAAGTGGAGGTGCGCAACGGCTCCGACAGCGTGCTGACCATCAACCCGGCCTCGTTCTACTACATTCCCAAGGTGATGGACCGCGCCACGGCCAAGCAGAACGGGGTGAAGCTGAACGGCAACGTCATTATGCCCTCGGCCGTGTACGCCGTCGACCCCGAGGCCCGCATCCAGCAGCTGTCGGCCAAGCTCGATAAGGAAGCCCGCAAGGCCAACGGCGTCAGCGCCCTGGAGCTGCTGACCGTGGTGACCAACGTGGCCGAAGACCTGAAGCCGGTACAAGGCACGCCCCAGGAAAAGCAGATTGAAACGTGGCGGCGCGAAGACAAGCGCGCCAACGACGCCGCGTACTTCGACGATCAGCGCATGCAGCACGCCCAGAATGCCGACAACGCCTACCTCGACAAGTCGCTCTGGGAAGTGAAGGTGCTGCGCAAAAACACGCTCCGGCCCGGAGAGCTGGCCCGCGGCTACGTCACCTTCCCCAGCTACGAGCAGACGGCGCTGCTGCGGCTGGCGCTGCCCCTGGCCGGCCGCACCCTATTCTTCGACTTCGACCAGGAACGCAAGAAAAACCAGTACGAGCCCGTGGTGCCGCCGGCCCCCCTGCCCGCCCCGGTGCCGCCCACCGCTACCACGGCCCCCTAAACAAAAAGCCCTGCCAGATTCCTGGCAGGGCTTTTTGCTGGATGCAAACGAAGGGCTACATCAGGTCGGCCAGCTCCAGCCACCGTTCCCCTTTGCTGTCGAGGTCCTTGTCGGTTTGCTTGAGCTCGGCGGCCCAGTCGGCCAGCTCCTTGTGGGAGCCGGTGCCGGCGTTGAGCTTGTCAATTAGCTCCTGCTTGCGGGCTTCGAGCTTTTCAATGTCCTTTTCCAGGGTTTCGTACTCTTTCTTCTCGGCAAACGTGGCCTTGCGCTTGGGCGCGGCGCCCGCGGCGGCCGCGGCGGCCACCGGAGCGGCCGAAGGCGCAATGCCGGCCGCGGCTTTGGCCGTCTGGGCCTTTTCGCGGGCGTATTCCTCGGCCTGGTGCTCCTTCTGCCACTCGCGGTAGTCGGTGTAGTTGCCGGGGAACTGGCGGATGTGCCCGCCGGGCTCCAGCACAAACACGTGCTCCACGAGGGCATCCATGAAGTACCGGTCGTGCGAGACGATGAGGATGCAGCCGGCAAAATTCAGCAAGAAGTCCTCCAGAATGTTGAGCGTGATAATGTCCAGGTCGTTGGTGGGCTCATCGAGAATCAGGAAGTTCGGGTTCTTGATGAGCACCCGCAGTAGCTGGAGGCGGCGCTTTTCGCCCCCGCTGAGCTTGCTGACCATGGTGTACTGCTGGGCCGGCGGAAACTGGAAGTGCTGCAAAAACTGCGAGGCTGTGACCACCTCGCCGTTGGCCATTTCCACCACTTCGGCCACTTCCTTCACGATGTCAATCACGCGCTGGGTTTCGTCGAACTCCAGCTCGGTCTGGGTGTAG is a window from the Hymenobacter aquaticus genome containing:
- a CDS encoding Hint domain-containing protein, with the protein product MQFAHRAVNLLMFLVLLLAFLLMAAVAMAQKPVKTDLLPYFDRVPAPPTAFSATLKRPAGFTDLDQQLQQLGKSIGAGRTAEQSRDQQALQQFGQQAAAAGVEKMTDQQQMAYMQQQGSALPGYNPQAMQLAQQMQDPAFQAKLAKMSDAEKARFLQAQLAPAGSTQQRMMNDPSFQAAQAEFMQQMQSPAFRASWEKKTEAEQDAYMQQLMRKHGLNEAKMQAIGGHQRPPKMAPLVASPALEANNKMVEAFNADLSSNGFTRVQQQLQTELETLKQEQQSRALPTAREGDCPGQRRSYDQGHQFLKRRLDLYTKYLPQLNTAWATQKSLLKARVAPFQAELAKIHYGDDIQRPEEKAVISALAGGQQLMIGQVQQLASYSSAIYDLNQEYVDSKKAYDQPFRCEEAVCFPALARVALPNGQQVAISRVRAGDVVLGYDARTGQVVPTRVLRLDVHQDQQDYPLVQLTIGTPAVYAGLAEQPARPAQAPLEVVLTPNHPVATAAGPLVRADELQPSAAVLRLADTAVEATHLADRQPAGTTPVVFNLRTESGNYFVGGLLVGAK
- a CDS encoding serine hydrolase domain-containing protein, encoding MSRFFLLILLLVTTPAGAQRSLTALVEAEYRAGHFNGTLLAVKDGRVVAQVSKGYANFQFSVPVTADTRFPIASMTKLFTAVLTLQLVDQAVLKLEDKAAAYVPDLPPACHSITIADLLTHRSGLRNEPSTQVYQARYSTAEFVRKFVAKDEGKAPAFNYNNIDYILLTRILEVVSGQTYGQLLRQRILAPLQMQNSGLVQEARITPHLAYGYHNYTFGAGSSRDTLRNDAPKYLSNYAGAGAMYSTAADLYKLVRALQTRALLSATASSLLLKPQPTGYVEQARGYPTLGFYYNDRTFPKPVVERRGSIDGFNSVLLTDPDFTRVIIILNNTDTGDLEKLGDLAYKALDYLAPTSSPPTK
- the hppD gene encoding 4-hydroxyphenylpyruvate dioxygenase, whose amino-acid sequence is MQTMTSPEVQAHPAHDFLPLKGTDFVEFYVGNAKQSAYYYQAAFGFELVAYAGPETGLRDRASYVLQQGKIRLVLTTSLLPDSEITQHVAKHGDGVKVMALWVDDARKSWEETTKRGAKSAFEPYTVEDEFGSVTLSGIYTYGESVHTFVERTNYTGPFMPGFVAKSSGVPQSTPVGLLHVDHCVGNVGWGEMNQWVKFYEDVMGFKLLLTFDDEDISTEYSALMSKVVSNGNGYVKFPINEPAEGKKKSQIEEYLDYYHSPGVQHIAIATKDIRATVTELRRRGVEFLSVPGAYYEDLLERIGAIDEDLESLKALNLLVDRDEEGYLLQIFTKPVEDRPTVFYEIIQRKGAKSFGKGNFKALFESIEREQALRGNL
- a CDS encoding DUF952 domain-containing protein yields the protein MIYRLATTADWEQARQTGFFASADLRAEGFIHCSEKSQVLATARRYYPGRPDLVLLEIDESQLRAAGVRVEREWVAARGEAFAHVFGAIPVAAIVRPLPFRPDTAGTFTLPAEIS